The Gammaproteobacteria bacterium genome has a window encoding:
- the ppsA gene encoding phosphoenolpyruvate synthase, with translation MQDFIIRLNDLGMQDIDQVGGKNASLGELISNLSESGVNVPGGFATTAHAYREFLEQDGLAEKIRQEMHGLDVDNIQQLTRTGKNIRNWILEAPFSSAFEQAIRVAFTSMTDEIGNDLAVAVRSSATAEDLPDASFAGQQETFLNVRGIENVLTAIKEVFASLYNDRAIAYRVHHGFEHHNVALSAGIQQMVRSDTGASGVMFTLDTESGFRDVIFITASYGLGETVVQGAVNPDEFYVGKHSLRENKHAILRRTLGSKAIKMVYAEHNSHSKAVKTVENSQEDRQQFCLSDDDVETLARQALAIESHYQRPMDIEWGKDGITGKIYILQARPETVQSRSGNTLERYQLEQHSEILLTGRAIGQRIGAGKVRVIKNVSEMDSMQTGDVLVADMTDPDWEPVMKRASAIVTNRGGRTCHAAIIARELGIPAVVGCGNATQILQDRQSVTVSCAEGDTGNIYAGDLEFVRNEIALDTLPEVPVKIMMNVGNPDRAFDFASLPHRGVGLARLEFIINRMIGIHPKALLEFEQQSASLQKNISQLIAGYKDPVNFYIDKLSEGIATIAAAFYPQPVIVRMSDFKSNEYANLVGGENYEPHEENPMLGFRGASRYISDDFRECFALECAAIRKVRNDMGLDNVQVMIPFVRTVAEAAQVVELLKTEDLERGKHGLKLIMMCELPSNALLADEFLEHFDGMSIGSNDMTQLTLGLDRDSGVIAHLFDERDAAVKKMLSMAITACKQQKKYIGICGQGPSDHPDLAEWLLDQGIESMSLNPDTVVETWLLLAGQKV, from the coding sequence TTGCAAGATTTTATTATTCGTCTCAATGACCTTGGCATGCAGGACATTGATCAGGTTGGTGGCAAAAATGCTTCTCTTGGAGAATTGATCTCAAACTTGAGTGAATCCGGTGTGAATGTGCCTGGCGGGTTCGCAACTACTGCACATGCCTATCGCGAGTTTCTGGAACAGGATGGATTGGCCGAAAAGATCCGGCAAGAAATGCATGGACTGGATGTTGACAACATTCAGCAATTAACCCGGACGGGTAAAAATATTCGAAACTGGATCCTAGAGGCGCCGTTTTCAAGTGCGTTTGAGCAAGCTATACGAGTAGCTTTTACCAGCATGACCGATGAGATTGGTAATGACCTCGCTGTTGCCGTACGTTCATCCGCAACCGCAGAAGATCTGCCCGATGCGTCTTTTGCCGGACAACAAGAAACTTTTTTGAATGTGCGGGGAATAGAGAATGTATTGACCGCCATCAAAGAGGTCTTTGCCTCCTTATACAATGATCGCGCTATTGCTTATCGCGTACACCATGGTTTCGAGCATCACAACGTAGCGCTTTCTGCCGGTATTCAGCAAATGGTACGCAGTGATACCGGCGCCAGTGGGGTTATGTTTACCCTGGACACCGAATCCGGCTTTCGTGATGTCATTTTCATCACGGCCTCCTATGGGCTGGGTGAAACCGTTGTGCAGGGTGCTGTAAATCCCGATGAATTTTATGTGGGCAAGCACAGCTTGCGTGAAAACAAGCACGCCATTCTGCGGCGTACCTTGGGCAGCAAAGCCATAAAAATGGTGTATGCCGAGCACAATTCGCACAGCAAAGCCGTCAAAACCGTGGAAAACAGTCAGGAAGACCGTCAACAGTTTTGCCTCAGCGATGACGATGTTGAAACCCTGGCGCGGCAAGCGCTCGCAATTGAATCACATTACCAACGCCCCATGGATATCGAATGGGGTAAAGACGGTATCACCGGCAAGATCTATATTCTGCAAGCGCGTCCTGAAACGGTCCAAAGTCGCAGTGGTAATACCCTGGAACGCTACCAACTGGAACAACATTCCGAGATTTTATTGACCGGGCGTGCCATTGGACAACGCATTGGCGCCGGCAAGGTTCGTGTGATTAAGAACGTGAGTGAAATGGACAGCATGCAGACTGGCGATGTACTGGTCGCCGACATGACGGATCCGGACTGGGAACCGGTCATGAAACGTGCTTCGGCAATCGTCACCAATCGGGGTGGTCGCACCTGTCATGCTGCGATCATCGCACGTGAACTCGGAATTCCGGCCGTAGTCGGATGCGGCAATGCTACGCAAATACTGCAGGACAGACAGAGTGTCACGGTGTCATGTGCCGAAGGTGATACTGGAAATATTTATGCCGGTGACTTGGAATTTGTGCGTAATGAGATTGCACTGGATACTTTGCCCGAAGTACCGGTCAAGATCATGATGAATGTTGGCAATCCGGATCGCGCCTTCGATTTTGCCAGTTTGCCACATCGCGGTGTCGGTCTGGCGCGACTCGAATTCATTATTAATCGCATGATCGGCATTCATCCAAAAGCCTTATTGGAATTCGAACAACAGTCTGCCAGTTTACAAAAAAACATCTCGCAATTGATCGCCGGATACAAAGACCCGGTAAATTTTTATATTGATAAACTCAGCGAGGGAATTGCCACAATAGCTGCAGCCTTTTATCCGCAGCCTGTGATCGTGCGCATGTCGGATTTCAAATCCAATGAATACGCAAATCTGGTTGGCGGTGAGAATTATGAGCCGCATGAAGAAAACCCGATGCTGGGTTTTCGTGGTGCTTCGCGTTACATCAGTGACGATTTTCGCGAATGTTTTGCGCTGGAATGTGCGGCAATACGCAAGGTCCGTAACGACATGGGCCTGGATAATGTGCAAGTGATGATCCCGTTTGTGCGCACAGTGGCCGAAGCCGCGCAAGTGGTAGAGTTACTTAAAACCGAGGATCTGGAGCGGGGCAAGCATGGTTTAAAACTTATCATGATGTGTGAGTTGCCATCCAATGCCCTGCTCGCCGACGAGTTTCTGGAACACTTCGACGGTATGTCAATTGGTTCAAACGACATGACCCAATTAACCCTCGGACTCGATCGAGATTCAGGTGTGATCGCACATTTATTTGATGAACGCGACGCTGCGGTCAAAAAAATGCTCAGCATGGCGATCACCGCATGCAAACAACAGAAAAAATACATTGGCATTTGTGGTCAAGGCCCTTCCGATCACCCGGATCTGGCAGAATGGTTACTGGATCAAGGCATAGAAAGCATGTCACTCAATCCGGATACCGTGGTTGAAACTTGGCTGTTACTCGCCGGTCAAAAGGTTTAA
- a CDS encoding RluA family pseudouridine synthase → MTEQKSSTGLKPSNLFTVADDEAGQRLDNYLLREFKDLPRSHLYRLVRTGQVRINKKRCKPMQKLSAGDQIRLPPKMVLERQENLEAKPQLSLGSKLAERLQNSILFEDERLLIIDKPSGMAVHGGSGISLGVIEAMRLLKPQQQYLELVHRLDRSTSGCLVLAKKRSALRELHRQIRDNEVKKQYLTLLKDHWSDRARVDLPLDVEHRKGGERHVVVSEKGKKSLSHFNRLQHYIAEKNKNLKVSLMQVDLETGRTHQIRVHAQAKQHPVAGDDRYGDREFNKQLKKLGLKRLFLHAHNIEFTHPKSGEELSISAPLPDDLSRLIDKLKPV, encoded by the coding sequence ATGACTGAGCAAAAATCCAGCACCGGGCTTAAACCATCAAATCTGTTCACTGTTGCGGACGACGAGGCCGGACAGCGCCTGGATAATTACTTGTTGCGGGAATTCAAGGATCTGCCACGCAGCCATTTGTATCGCCTGGTTCGCACCGGTCAGGTACGCATAAATAAAAAGCGCTGTAAGCCAATGCAAAAATTGTCTGCGGGTGACCAGATCCGCTTACCGCCAAAAATGGTTTTGGAGCGTCAGGAAAATCTTGAGGCCAAGCCACAACTAAGCCTTGGTTCAAAACTGGCTGAGCGCTTGCAGAATTCTATTTTGTTTGAAGACGAACGCTTGCTCATCATTGATAAGCCATCGGGCATGGCGGTACATGGCGGTAGTGGAATTTCATTAGGCGTGATCGAGGCCATGCGCTTGTTGAAACCGCAACAGCAATATCTGGAATTGGTGCATCGTCTCGATCGTTCAACCAGTGGTTGTTTGGTGCTTGCCAAAAAACGCAGTGCCTTGCGTGAATTGCACCGGCAAATTCGTGACAATGAAGTCAAAAAACAATACCTGACTTTGTTAAAAGACCATTGGTCGGATCGCGCCCGAGTGGATTTACCATTGGACGTTGAACATCGAAAAGGCGGTGAGCGGCACGTTGTCGTGAGTGAGAAGGGCAAAAAGTCACTTAGCCATTTCAATCGCTTACAACACTACATTGCTGAAAAAAACAAAAACCTTAAAGTCAGTTTAATGCAGGTTGATCTTGAGACAGGCCGCACACATCAAATACGCGTGCATGCACAAGCTAAACAACATCCCGTGGCTGGTGATGATCGTTATGGCGATCGCGAGTTTAACAAGCAGCTAAAAAAACTGGGTTTAAAGCGACTGTTCCTGCACGCGCACAATATTGAATTCACACACCCGAAGTCTGGCGAAGAATTGTCAATTAGCGCGCCTTTGCCGGATGATCTAAGCAGACTGATCGATAAACTCAAGCCTGTTTGA
- a CDS encoding tetraacyldisaccharide 4'-kinase → MQKLEQYLLRVWYGEKNSPWFLRCLVPLYVFLLQFRKLLYRIGLIKTVKLPKPVIVVGNITVGGTGKTPVVMHLIELLREHGLKPGVISRGYGGSRSHLASVMLDTTSLASEVGDEPYMIFQKTRVPFAIGKARVAAARTLLANAPDVDVILSDDGLQHRKLGRDHEIVVLDGQRGLGNGNLIPAGPLREKKTRLHQADILLCNGEPVHDSLQNLVLQSFTLEPGVICQLNSGRQQALTALSGRSVHAFAGIGNPERFFNLLEKYEVKVTRHALGDHAAMPHKFFERHSNEIILMTEKDAVKYPDLQADNIWFVPVTLNLQSEAIDSMISSLVEPTSKQTT, encoded by the coding sequence ATGCAAAAACTCGAACAGTATCTGCTCAGGGTCTGGTACGGCGAGAAAAACTCCCCGTGGTTTTTACGCTGCCTTGTTCCCTTGTACGTTTTCCTGCTTCAATTTCGCAAACTGCTATACAGGATAGGCTTAATAAAAACGGTCAAGTTGCCCAAACCGGTGATCGTGGTCGGTAATATTACCGTTGGCGGTACTGGTAAAACACCCGTGGTTATGCACTTGATCGAATTACTCCGTGAGCATGGATTAAAGCCCGGCGTGATCAGTCGTGGCTACGGAGGCAGTCGATCACATTTAGCCAGTGTGATGCTGGATACCACCAGTCTGGCATCGGAAGTTGGTGATGAGCCCTACATGATCTTTCAGAAAACCCGGGTTCCATTTGCCATCGGGAAGGCCAGAGTGGCGGCTGCACGAACCCTGCTTGCCAATGCCCCGGATGTTGATGTGATCCTAAGTGATGACGGTTTGCAACATCGTAAACTTGGACGAGATCACGAGATCGTGGTGCTGGATGGTCAGCGCGGCTTGGGGAATGGGAATCTAATTCCAGCTGGTCCATTGCGAGAAAAGAAAACACGCCTGCACCAGGCCGATATTTTATTGTGTAATGGAGAGCCCGTACATGATTCATTGCAAAATCTGGTGCTACAAAGTTTTACGCTAGAGCCGGGAGTTATTTGTCAGCTCAATTCAGGCAGGCAACAGGCCCTGACGGCACTCTCAGGTCGATCGGTTCATGCCTTTGCCGGTATTGGAAACCCCGAGCGGTTTTTTAATTTGCTGGAAAAGTATGAAGTAAAGGTCACTCGTCATGCGCTGGGTGATCATGCGGCTATGCCACACAAATTCTTTGAACGGCATAGTAATGAAATTATTCTGATGACCGAAAAAGATGCGGTTAAATACCCGGACTTGCAGGCAGACAATATCTGGTTTGTTCCTGTTACACTGAACTTGCAGTCCGAGGCAATTGACTCAATGATAAGCTCATTAGTCGAACCAACCAGCAAGCAAACAACATGA
- the rpmF gene encoding 50S ribosomal protein L32, whose product MAVQKSKKTPSRRGMRRSHDALKGKTLSTDPTTGETHLRHTVTADGYYRGKQVIKPKVNEFDMDEMDEMED is encoded by the coding sequence ATGGCAGTACAAAAGAGTAAAAAAACCCCGTCACGTCGCGGCATGCGTCGTTCACACGATGCTTTGAAAGGCAAAACATTGTCGACCGATCCAACAACTGGTGAAACGCATTTGCGTCACACTGTAACGGCGGATGGTTATTACCGTGGCAAGCAAGTCATCAAGCCCAAGGTCAATGAGTTTGATATGGACGAGATGGATGAGATGGAAGACTAA
- a CDS encoding DUF177 domain-containing protein, with protein MSIDLLRPIRVTDAAGQALLIEQAIKAQDFPGVNTLLFADESGEDPVLRLQAKFTRTREDKQSLSLQIDGTIFVSCQRCLGKMNIDVKHSNNYVLVATDKDAEKFVETDEEILVLANQESQLNIREGELDLGALLAEELQLAIPFYPRHEHAEECVESGWEKYSADTQSVEATFEEEKQRPFAGLKDLIKH; from the coding sequence ATGTCGATAGATTTACTGCGTCCGATACGCGTTACGGATGCCGCCGGACAGGCACTGTTGATCGAGCAGGCCATTAAAGCCCAAGATTTTCCTGGAGTAAACACATTGCTTTTCGCAGACGAAAGTGGCGAAGACCCGGTGTTACGCCTTCAGGCAAAATTTACCAGAACAAGAGAAGATAAACAATCACTTAGTTTGCAAATCGATGGAACAATATTTGTCAGCTGTCAAAGATGTTTAGGAAAAATGAACATCGATGTAAAACACAGTAATAATTATGTTTTAGTGGCAACGGATAAAGACGCAGAAAAGTTTGTCGAAACCGATGAGGAGATTCTGGTTTTGGCAAATCAGGAATCGCAACTGAATATACGTGAGGGCGAACTGGACTTGGGCGCATTATTGGCCGAAGAATTGCAATTAGCCATACCGTTCTATCCGCGTCATGAACATGCAGAAGAGTGCGTAGAGTCGGGATGGGAAAAATATTCCGCAGACACCCAAAGTGTTGAAGCGACTTTTGAGGAAGAAAAACAACGACCGTTTGCGGGTTTGAAAGACCTGATCAAACATTAA
- a CDS encoding low molecular weight phosphotyrosine protein phosphatase, which yields MRSPDTTLEKKPASILFVCLGNICRSPTAHGVFEHQLKKADLHTSIRIDSAGTGAYHVGELPDSRMRASARQHGISLEHIRARAVHESDFEEFDLILAMDESNFSDLMAICPEHLQHKIRLFLDFSRHAELQSVPDPYFGDQDGFDHVMRLITETCENLIAYIRMLNDKI from the coding sequence ATGCGCAGTCCTGATACTACACTCGAAAAAAAACCCGCCAGTATTCTATTTGTGTGTTTGGGGAATATTTGCCGTTCGCCCACAGCACATGGTGTGTTTGAACATCAATTAAAAAAGGCCGACCTGCATACCAGCATTCGTATAGATTCAGCCGGAACCGGTGCTTATCATGTTGGCGAATTACCGGACTCGCGCATGCGTGCCAGTGCCAGGCAACACGGAATCAGTCTTGAGCATATCCGTGCACGTGCGGTACATGAAAGCGACTTTGAAGAGTTTGATCTGATTCTGGCCATGGATGAATCAAATTTCAGTGACCTCATGGCAATCTGCCCTGAACACTTGCAGCACAAGATCAGACTATTTCTGGATTTTTCCCGTCATGCTGAATTGCAATCGGTCCCGGACCCGTATTTTGGTGACCAGGACGGTTTTGATCATGTCATGCGCTTGATCACTGAAACTTGCGAAAACCTGATTGCATACATCAGGATGTTAAATGACAAGATTTGA
- the kdsB gene encoding 3-deoxy-manno-octulosonate cytidylyltransferase: MNYKLVIPARYDSQRLPGKPLKLIHGRTMIERVIDKALASNASEVIVATDDERIAKAVKDSGVKCFMTSKDHQNGTERITEVALKQGWDAETLVVNLQGDEPLMVPALLDQVAGLLDSDPAAAMATLCLPFHDQENLANPNVVKVVFNKQQYAQYFSRAPIPFPRDTKKFLAYRHLGLYAYRVKTLKKLITLRPTEHEQTEKLEQLRALDNGLLIKIATANGVPGHGVDTEEDLKKVTEFLNSSE; this comes from the coding sequence ATGAACTACAAATTAGTCATTCCTGCGCGCTACGATTCACAGCGCTTACCCGGTAAACCGTTAAAGCTAATTCACGGTCGCACCATGATCGAGCGCGTGATCGACAAGGCCCTGGCATCAAATGCCAGTGAAGTCATAGTGGCTACCGATGACGAGCGCATTGCTAAAGCTGTAAAAGATTCCGGCGTTAAGTGCTTTATGACCTCAAAAGACCATCAAAATGGGACCGAGCGCATAACCGAAGTAGCCTTGAAACAAGGCTGGGATGCTGAAACTCTGGTGGTTAATTTACAAGGAGACGAACCCTTGATGGTGCCGGCATTACTGGATCAAGTTGCAGGTTTACTGGACTCGGATCCAGCTGCTGCGATGGCCACATTGTGTTTGCCATTCCATGATCAGGAAAACCTTGCCAATCCGAATGTGGTCAAGGTTGTGTTTAATAAACAGCAATACGCTCAATACTTTAGTCGTGCACCAATACCCTTCCCGCGCGACACCAAGAAATTTCTTGCCTACCGACATTTGGGTCTCTACGCCTATCGGGTTAAAACGCTTAAAAAGCTGATCACCCTGCGTCCGACCGAGCACGAACAAACAGAAAAACTGGAACAATTACGCGCACTGGATAACGGTTTGTTGATCAAGATCGCTACCGCAAACGGGGTTCCCGGGCATGGCGTGGACACTGAGGAAGATCTTAAAAAAGTTACCGAATTTTTAAATTCCTCCGAATAA
- the maf gene encoding septum formation protein Maf → MSLVKNKFHVILASQSPFRAELLNRLGIDFEQVSSDIDETCRPGESAQELTQRLATRKAQFVLDRLESMADETLVIIGSDQVASHRGKILGKPRSRENAIKQLSTFKNDKVEFFTAVSVLTHAEKFEHLDVTQVYFKELSLKQIENYVDAEDVLNCAGSFKSEGLGISLFKKIKNQDPTALIGLPMIWVANCLQKIGIKIP, encoded by the coding sequence ATGAGCCTAGTAAAGAATAAATTTCATGTCATCCTGGCCTCACAATCGCCCTTTCGGGCTGAACTGCTGAACCGCTTAGGCATTGATTTTGAACAAGTTTCTTCAGATATTGATGAAACTTGCCGGCCAGGTGAATCTGCGCAAGAACTCACTCAACGTCTCGCAACCCGTAAAGCTCAATTTGTTCTCGACCGACTGGAAAGTATGGCGGATGAAACCCTGGTGATCATCGGTTCGGACCAGGTTGCCAGTCATCGCGGGAAAATACTGGGTAAACCGCGTTCCCGGGAAAACGCGATAAAACAACTTTCGACCTTCAAAAACGACAAAGTAGAATTCTTTACTGCTGTGTCGGTACTTACCCATGCAGAAAAATTTGAACACCTTGATGTCACTCAAGTGTACTTTAAAGAACTGAGTTTAAAACAAATAGAAAATTATGTAGACGCAGAAGATGTTTTAAATTGTGCAGGCAGTTTTAAGTCGGAAGGGTTAGGCATTAGTCTTTTCAAAAAGATCAAAAACCAGGACCCGACGGCCTTGATTGGACTTCCGATGATCTGGGTGGCAAATTGTTTGCAGAAAATAGGAATTAAAATTCCCTGA
- a CDS encoding FMN-binding glutamate synthase family protein: MMTWFNDYIVPVLQFLATLFITAIGIAVLAVFIMYIRDKTQRKKTILRNYPVIGRFRYFFEHLGEFFRQYFFAMDREELPFNRAQRSWVYRAAKNLSTTTAFGSTKNLTPEGTVIFVNAAYPPQEHEKQSPTPLTIGPQARKPYVTSSFFNISAMSFGSLSKPAIQALSRGAKQAGIWLNTGEGGLSPYHLEGGCDVVFQLGTAKYGARDKDGNLDENKLKEIANYPQVKMIELKLAQGAKPGKGGILPAEKVTPEIAKIRGIPAGQASLSPNRHLDAGNNEELIDLINRLRNVSGLPVGIKIVLSSEFWMDEFLQAILKRGPEYAPDFITVDGGDGGTGAAPQALIDEMGLQLKESLPLLVDKLNEYGLRKRIKVIASGKRINPSEVAWALCMGADFVNNARGFMFALGCIQAMQCNKNTCPTGITTHDEKLQSGLVVENKAERVANFAKTMRKEVETIAHSCGAPEPRKLKRRHARIVSQNGLSVPLNQLHPDKSPASD, encoded by the coding sequence ATGATGACCTGGTTTAACGACTACATCGTTCCGGTATTGCAATTTCTTGCAACCTTGTTCATCACAGCAATAGGCATTGCTGTTCTCGCGGTCTTCATCATGTACATCCGCGACAAAACCCAGCGCAAAAAAACCATATTGCGCAACTACCCGGTGATTGGAAGATTCCGGTATTTTTTCGAGCACCTGGGTGAGTTCTTTCGTCAGTATTTTTTCGCCATGGACCGTGAAGAATTACCGTTTAATCGCGCACAACGCTCTTGGGTCTATCGTGCCGCGAAAAATTTAAGTACCACCACCGCATTTGGTTCGACAAAAAATTTGACTCCCGAGGGAACGGTGATCTTTGTGAATGCCGCCTACCCTCCGCAAGAGCACGAAAAACAATCGCCAACCCCGTTAACCATTGGGCCCCAGGCACGCAAACCGTATGTCACCTCGTCGTTCTTTAACATTTCTGCCATGAGTTTTGGTTCACTCTCCAAACCGGCGATTCAGGCATTATCACGCGGTGCCAAGCAAGCGGGAATTTGGCTTAACACCGGAGAAGGCGGTTTATCGCCGTATCATTTGGAAGGTGGCTGTGATGTGGTTTTTCAGCTGGGCACTGCAAAGTATGGTGCCCGCGATAAAGACGGCAATCTGGATGAAAATAAACTCAAGGAGATTGCCAATTATCCACAAGTGAAAATGATCGAACTCAAACTTGCACAAGGGGCCAAGCCCGGTAAAGGTGGCATCTTGCCGGCTGAGAAAGTCACCCCAGAGATCGCCAAGATACGCGGGATTCCTGCCGGACAAGCGTCATTAAGTCCGAACCGTCACCTTGATGCCGGAAACAATGAAGAACTCATCGATTTGATAAATCGCTTACGTAATGTCAGCGGGCTTCCAGTGGGAATAAAAATTGTTTTAAGTTCCGAATTCTGGATGGATGAATTTCTGCAGGCCATACTAAAACGCGGACCCGAATATGCCCCAGATTTTATTACTGTTGATGGTGGGGACGGTGGCACCGGTGCTGCACCCCAGGCGCTGATTGATGAAATGGGTTTGCAGCTCAAAGAATCCTTACCCTTGTTAGTCGATAAATTAAACGAATACGGTTTACGCAAGCGTATAAAAGTTATTGCGTCGGGTAAACGTATTAATCCTTCCGAAGTTGCCTGGGCCTTATGCATGGGGGCTGATTTTGTTAATAATGCACGCGGCTTTATGTTTGCACTTGGGTGCATCCAGGCCATGCAATGTAACAAAAACACCTGCCCAACCGGGATCACTACCCACGATGAAAAATTGCAAAGTGGCCTGGTGGTAGAAAATAAAGCTGAACGCGTGGCAAATTTCGCCAAGACCATGCGTAAAGAAGTAGAGACTATTGCCCACTCTTGTGGCGCACCAGAGCCAAGAAAGCTAAAACGCCGACATGCGCGAATAGTCAGTCAAAACGGATTATCGGTACCTTTGAACCAATTACACCCTGATAAAAGTCCCGCATCCGACTAA
- a CDS encoding ketoacyl-ACP synthase III, which translates to MQRIYSRITGTGRCNPPKILTNADLEKIMDTTDEWIQTRTGIKQRHVAEDMTTVDMCEVAAKAAMEAAGVSAEDIDCVIVGTTTPDQIFPNPGCLLQERLGIHGPMAFSLEAACTGFIYALAVADKFIRCGDVKKALVVGGERITNLLDWDDRSTAVLFGDGAGAVILEASEEAGIISTHLHADGKYKDLLYYPAGIGKGVETFKGEEAQLRMTGNEVFKTAVKQLGNVVLETLEKNNLQKSDIDWLIPHQANMRIIKATAKKLNMPMERVVQTVQIHGNTSTASVPMALDVAVRDGRIKRGETLLLEAFGGGFTWGSALLVY; encoded by the coding sequence ATGCAAAGAATTTATTCCCGAATAACCGGAACCGGTCGCTGTAATCCACCCAAAATTTTAACCAACGCTGATCTGGAAAAGATCATGGATACTACCGATGAGTGGATCCAGACTCGCACCGGAATCAAGCAACGTCATGTCGCAGAAGATATGACCACCGTGGATATGTGCGAAGTAGCAGCCAAGGCCGCCATGGAGGCAGCCGGAGTGAGTGCCGAAGACATCGATTGTGTGATCGTGGGCACAACAACACCCGATCAGATATTCCCGAATCCTGGTTGTTTATTGCAAGAGCGCCTCGGCATTCATGGCCCCATGGCCTTTAGTCTGGAGGCAGCATGCACCGGGTTTATTTACGCCTTAGCCGTCGCGGATAAATTCATTCGCTGCGGCGATGTGAAAAAAGCCCTGGTGGTTGGTGGCGAACGCATTACCAATTTGCTGGACTGGGATGATCGCAGTACCGCGGTGCTGTTTGGTGATGGCGCTGGCGCGGTTATTCTGGAAGCGTCTGAAGAAGCCGGCATCATCTCAACCCATTTGCACGCCGACGGAAAGTACAAGGATCTACTCTACTATCCGGCGGGTATTGGTAAGGGTGTGGAAACCTTTAAAGGTGAAGAAGCGCAACTGCGTATGACCGGAAATGAAGTATTCAAAACCGCCGTTAAGCAATTGGGCAATGTTGTGCTGGAGACACTGGAAAAAAATAATCTTCAGAAAAGCGATATCGACTGGTTGATCCCGCATCAGGCCAATATGCGAATTATTAAAGCCACGGCTAAAAAATTGAATATGCCAATGGAACGCGTTGTGCAAACGGTTCAAATTCATGGCAATACGTCTACCGCATCAGTACCCATGGCACTGGACGTGGCGGTACGAGACGGGCGCATCAAGCGCGGGGAAACTTTATTGTTGGAAGCGTTTGGTGGCGGCTTTACCTGGGGTTCTGCCTTGCTGGTGTATTAG